A region from the Gavia stellata isolate bGavSte3 chromosome 2, bGavSte3.hap2, whole genome shotgun sequence genome encodes:
- the CLDN20 gene encoding claudin-20, translated as MASASLQFFAFILALFGVLGDITATLLPNWKVNADVGSNIITAITQMQGLWMDCTWYSTGMFSCILKYSVLSLPVYIQAARTTMVLSCILSAFGICITTVGMKCTKLGGDTDSKSHACFAGGVCFILAGTFGLVPTSWYTREIISNFLDQTIPESSKHEPGGAVYTGFVSAGFLLIAGLIFCTSCFKKQQGAWIYPPKQHHFPSTERESNTGYNLKDYV; from the coding sequence ATGGCATCAGCAAGTCTGcagttctttgcttttattctggctttgtttggtgttttgggaGATATCACAGCCACCTTGCTACCAAACTGGAAGGTAAATGCAGATGTTGGTTCAAATATCATAACAGCTATAACACAGATGCAAGGACTTTGGATGGACTGCACATGGTACAGCACTGGGATGTTTAGCTGTATCCTGAAATACTCcgttctctctctccctgtctaCATCCAGGCTGCACGGACCACTATGGTACTGTCTTGCATCCTATCAGCCTTTGGGATCTGCATCACTACAGTTGGAATGAAATGCAcaaagttgggaggggacactgACAGCAAAAGTCATGCTTGTTTTGCTGGAGGAGTCTGCTTCATTCTTGCAGGAACCTTTGGATTAGTACCAACATCCTGGTACAcgagagaaattatttcaaattttctgGACCAGACCATTCCAGAGAGCAGTAAACATGAACCAGGAGGAGCGGTTTATACAGGATTCGTTTCAGCAGGGTTTCTGCTTATCGCAGGTTTGATCTTCTGCActtcctgttttaaaaagcagcaaggagCATGGATTTACCCTCCAAAGCAGCACCATTTCCCATCCACAGAGCGGGAGAGCAACACTGGTTACAACCTGAAGGACTATGTGTAA